From a single Aestuariibius sp. HNIBRBA575 genomic region:
- a CDS encoding tripartite tricarboxylate transporter permease, with translation MEFILTQLSGFGGAFWALVIDPLTYIYLIVSVFLGITFGALPGLTATLAVTILTGFFGNKIPLDYSMIALLGAYVGAIYGGSYPSILLNIPGTAASAATAMDGYPLAKAGRGGEALGLTTTASFIGTVIGTFALLIFVWVLLLISKNIASPEKALLALFGILLSGTLMSEDLVIKGWIAGLIGLAIAMVGLDPLLSEPRYTFGWSYLLSGFQVVPVLMGAFAVPQIIEGLRHMEAGKVIALQGRILPNMKSIKRYLPTIGRSGVIGTGVGALPGVGEDVAGWVSYGVGKTVSDEGDKFGKGSIEGLLSSETANNACIGGALIPLLVLGIPGSPPAAALMGAFKINNIIPGPTIDPAIILRVVAIMLLASFTMFIMGLFTARIFIKILRIPQTVFLPIVMVLTTIGSFSVGGGINDLYLMLGVGFAAYLMNMMRYPIAPLVIGVILGGLFDETFRRSLLISDGDLSVFVSRPGAAILLTLNVLLILSQLPFVKRAFGRLRGNPA, from the coding sequence ATGGAGTTCATCCTGACACAATTGTCCGGGTTTGGTGGGGCATTCTGGGCGCTGGTCATCGATCCGCTGACCTATATTTACCTGATCGTTTCGGTGTTTCTGGGCATCACGTTTGGCGCACTGCCGGGGTTGACCGCAACCTTGGCCGTGACGATCCTGACTGGGTTTTTCGGCAATAAAATTCCGCTCGATTATTCGATGATTGCGTTGCTGGGGGCCTATGTGGGGGCGATTTATGGCGGGTCCTATCCGTCGATCCTGCTCAATATTCCCGGCACGGCCGCCAGTGCTGCGACCGCGATGGACGGCTATCCGCTGGCCAAGGCCGGGCGCGGCGGCGAAGCGTTGGGGCTGACCACTACCGCCAGTTTCATCGGCACTGTGATTGGCACCTTTGCGCTGTTGATCTTTGTCTGGGTTCTGCTGTTGATTTCCAAAAACATCGCTAGCCCGGAAAAGGCATTATTGGCGCTGTTTGGTATTCTGTTGTCGGGCACATTGATGTCCGAAGATCTGGTGATCAAAGGCTGGATCGCCGGGTTGATCGGGTTGGCCATCGCGATGGTTGGGCTGGACCCGCTGCTGTCTGAACCTCGCTACACATTTGGTTGGTCCTATTTGCTGTCCGGGTTTCAGGTTGTGCCGGTTTTGATGGGGGCCTTTGCGGTGCCTCAGATCATCGAAGGGTTGCGCCATATGGAGGCGGGCAAAGTCATCGCGCTTCAGGGGCGCATCCTGCCCAATATGAAATCCATCAAACGCTATTTGCCCACCATCGGCCGATCCGGCGTGATTGGCACCGGTGTGGGCGCATTGCCCGGTGTGGGCGAAGATGTGGCCGGTTGGGTCAGCTACGGCGTCGGCAAAACCGTGTCGGACGAAGGCGACAAATTCGGCAAAGGCAGTATCGAAGGCCTGCTGAGTTCGGAAACCGCCAACAATGCCTGTATCGGCGGCGCCTTGATCCCGCTATTGGTGCTGGGTATTCCCGGATCACCGCCCGCCGCAGCCCTGATGGGCGCATTTAAGATCAACAACATCATCCCCGGCCCAACCATTGATCCGGCGATCATCCTGCGGGTGGTGGCGATCATGCTGCTGGCCAGTTTCACCATGTTTATCATGGGGTTGTTCACGGCGCGCATTTTCATCAAAATCCTACGTATCCCCCAAACGGTGTTCCTGCCGATTGTCATGGTTCTGACCACTATCGGATCGTTTAGCGTCGGCGGCGGGATCAACGATCTTTATCTGATGCTGGGTGTCGGATTTGCCGCCTATCTGATGAACATGATGCGCTATCCCATTGCGCCACTGGTCATTGGCGTCATTCTGGGCGGGTTGTTTGATGAAACCTTCCGCCGATCCTTGCTGATTTCAGATGGTGACCTTTCGGTCTTTGTTTCGCGCCCGGGTGCTGCCATTCTGTTGACGCTGAATGTGCTGCTAATCCTTAGCCAGCTGCCATTTGTGAAACGGGCCTTTGGCCGTCTGAGAGGGAACCCAGCCTGA
- a CDS encoding Bug family tripartite tricarboxylate transporter substrate binding protein gives MKFGLGKIAATAALIAGVGTAVAAQDYPYRDITTAVVWGAGGGTDSINRMIMAEMEKHLPVSINVINQTGGVAGSNGMVYVQNQADDGYTLVGLSESNVTAAVQGGWDQKFDFWYPFIVGGSPDLISVPADSPYNTLQELVDAAKAAPGTIPAAASGAGSIHHLNLLAIQNGADAEFLFVPYGGSAPGQEAAIAGEVALVVTSLAEQAALIEGGMLKPLAMLTEDDAEIAGMTVPSAFGIYDGLDQYLPLKQAIGFAVHNSASDDVKSALGAAFEAAIASDTVSEWAEANNYDVGGQHGAEATAIFTNLESTFAYTLKDLGATTVDPMSLGIAQP, from the coding sequence ATGAAGTTTGGACTGGGTAAAATCGCAGCGACCGCTGCATTGATTGCCGGGGTCGGCACCGCCGTCGCCGCACAGGATTATCCGTATCGTGACATCACGACTGCTGTTGTTTGGGGGGCCGGTGGTGGCACCGATTCCATCAATCGCATGATCATGGCCGAAATGGAAAAGCATCTGCCGGTTTCGATCAACGTCATCAACCAAACCGGCGGTGTCGCTGGGTCAAACGGCATGGTTTACGTTCAAAACCAAGCCGATGATGGTTACACATTGGTCGGTCTGTCGGAATCAAACGTAACAGCCGCCGTTCAGGGCGGATGGGATCAGAAATTTGATTTCTGGTATCCCTTTATTGTCGGTGGGTCCCCGGATCTGATCTCGGTTCCTGCAGACAGCCCATATAACACGCTTCAGGAATTGGTTGATGCAGCCAAGGCAGCACCGGGTACGATCCCTGCGGCGGCATCTGGGGCGGGATCGATCCACCATTTGAACTTGTTGGCTATTCAAAATGGCGCTGATGCTGAGTTCCTGTTTGTGCCTTATGGTGGATCGGCACCCGGCCAAGAGGCTGCGATCGCAGGCGAAGTTGCGTTGGTTGTCACGTCGCTGGCCGAACAGGCTGCACTGATCGAAGGCGGCATGCTGAAACCATTGGCGATGTTGACCGAGGATGACGCTGAAATCGCGGGCATGACCGTGCCGTCTGCATTTGGCATCTATGATGGTCTGGACCAGTACCTGCCGCTGAAACAGGCGATTGGTTTTGCGGTTCACAATTCTGCATCTGACGACGTGAAATCCGCATTGGGCGCTGCGTTTGAGGCGGCGATTGCGTCTGACACCGTGTCCGAATGGGCCGAAGCCAACAACTATGATGTGGGTGGTCAGCACGGTGCAGAGGCCACGGCCATCTTTACCAATCTTGAGAGCACATTTGCCTACACCCTAAAGGATCTGGGGGCGACCACCGTTGACCCAATGTCCTTGGGTATCGCTCAGCCTTAA
- a CDS encoding isocitrate/isopropylmalate dehydrogenase family protein — protein MAQTFEIAVFQGDGIGPEITGPTVDILRRMSDASSAYDLKFTDAPAGAAHYAKTGESFPAESMKIAKRADAILLSAMGLPDVRYPDGTEISPQIDLRKALTLFAGVRPVTVKAGQRTPLNMPDGKEIDFVLIRESTEGLFYTQGKGEVTPDEARETLLITREISEKLFKFTFELAANRKKAGRGPGKVTCVDKANVFRAFAFFREMFDAEAAKHPDLTSDHAYVDATALWMVQKPWDFDVMVTENMFGDILSDLGAGLMGGLGLAPSADIGLEHAVFQPCHGSAPDIAGQGVANPFAMILSAAMMLDWLGIDHNNPALIADAKRLRESVEDVVAQANVLTRDLGGNAGTIEAANAVLDTLFVA, from the coding sequence ATGGCACAAACATTCGAAATCGCAGTATTCCAAGGGGACGGCATTGGCCCTGAAATCACAGGCCCAACGGTCGATATTCTGCGGCGGATGTCAGATGCGTCCAGCGCATATGATCTGAAATTCACCGACGCCCCCGCCGGGGCAGCGCATTATGCAAAAACCGGCGAATCATTTCCGGCCGAATCGATGAAAATCGCCAAACGCGCTGATGCGATCCTGCTATCAGCGATGGGCTTGCCTGATGTGCGTTACCCCGATGGCACAGAAATTTCCCCGCAAATTGACCTGCGAAAAGCTCTGACATTGTTTGCAGGTGTGCGCCCGGTCACCGTTAAGGCCGGCCAACGCACACCGTTGAATATGCCCGACGGCAAAGAGATCGACTTTGTTTTGATCCGCGAAAGCACCGAAGGCCTGTTTTACACCCAAGGCAAAGGCGAAGTGACCCCAGACGAAGCCCGCGAAACCCTGCTGATCACGCGCGAGATTTCGGAAAAGCTGTTCAAATTCACGTTTGAATTGGCCGCAAACCGCAAAAAAGCAGGCCGTGGACCGGGCAAGGTCACATGTGTCGACAAGGCCAACGTGTTCCGGGCGTTTGCGTTTTTCCGCGAAATGTTTGACGCCGAAGCGGCCAAACACCCCGACCTGACATCCGACCATGCCTATGTGGACGCAACCGCGTTGTGGATGGTGCAAAAGCCGTGGGATTTTGACGTGATGGTCACCGAAAACATGTTTGGCGACATCCTGTCTGATCTGGGCGCGGGCCTGATGGGCGGTCTGGGATTGGCCCCATCAGCCGATATCGGCCTGGAACATGCGGTGTTCCAACCCTGTCATGGATCCGCCCCCGACATTGCCGGCCAAGGCGTCGCAAATCCATTTGCGATGATCCTATCAGCCGCGATGATGCTGGATTGGTTGGGCATCGATCACAACAACCCGGCCCTGATTGCAGACGCAAAACGCCTACGCGAATCCGTAGAAGACGTCGTGGCCCAAGCCAACGTTCTGACCCGTGATCTGGGTGGCAATGCGGGCACAATTGAGGCCGCAAACGCCGTTCTAGACACGCTTTTCGTCGCATGA
- a CDS encoding Gfo/Idh/MocA family protein codes for MNTSANIRVACIGAGYFSQFHYGSWARLDRVDLVASCNRDIEKARATGLPAYDDLPKMLADQKPDLLDIILPPVAHADTIRTALAAGVKTMICQKPFCNDLDEARQITAEAEAAGATIVIHENFRFQPWYRAIKSALDDGAIGDLHQVTFRLRPGDGQGPDAYLERQPYFQQMDRFLVHETAVHWVDTFRFLLGNPGAIYADLRQINPAISGEDAGYILFDHPNGTRALFDGNRHLDHAADNHRRTMGEALFEGTKGTLRLFGDGSVGQRRFGTTQEDQILAPDTWDGFGGDCVHALQSHVISGLLEDTPFENLAADYLTVIEIENAIYASAQSGQKVMLGTP; via the coding sequence ATGAACACGTCCGCAAATATCCGCGTTGCCTGTATCGGAGCTGGCTATTTTAGCCAGTTCCATTACGGATCATGGGCGCGCTTGGACCGCGTTGATTTGGTCGCATCCTGTAATCGCGACATCGAAAAGGCACGCGCGACCGGCCTGCCCGCCTATGACGATTTGCCCAAAATGCTGGCCGACCAAAAACCGGATTTGTTGGACATCATCCTACCACCGGTCGCCCATGCGGACACTATTCGCACAGCATTAGCGGCGGGTGTCAAAACGATGATCTGCCAGAAACCGTTCTGCAATGATTTGGATGAAGCCCGCCAAATCACAGCCGAGGCAGAGGCCGCGGGCGCAACCATTGTGATCCACGAAAATTTCAGGTTTCAGCCATGGTATCGCGCCATCAAATCCGCGCTGGATGACGGGGCAATTGGCGATTTGCATCAGGTGACATTCCGGTTGCGTCCCGGCGATGGTCAGGGCCCCGACGCCTATCTGGAACGCCAACCGTATTTCCAACAGATGGACCGGTTTCTGGTCCATGAAACGGCCGTCCACTGGGTGGATACATTCCGGTTTTTGCTGGGAAATCCCGGTGCTATTTATGCCGATCTGCGCCAGATAAACCCGGCCATTTCGGGCGAAGATGCGGGGTATATCCTGTTTGACCACCCAAACGGCACGCGCGCCCTGTTTGATGGCAACCGCCATCTGGACCACGCTGCCGACAATCACCGCCGCACCATGGGCGAAGCGCTGTTTGAAGGCACCAAAGGCACGCTGCGGCTGTTTGGGGATGGCTCTGTTGGGCAGCGGCGCTTTGGCACCACCCAAGAGGATCAGATTTTAGCGCCGGACACATGGGATGGTTTTGGCGGGGATTGCGTTCATGCCTTGCAAAGCCATGTGATTTCGGGCCTTTTGGAGGACACACCGTTTGAAAATCTGGCAGCAGATTACCTAACGGTGATTGAAATCGAAAACGCCATTTATGCCTCTGCACAGAGCGGCCAGAAAGTCATGTTAGGAACCCCTTGA
- a CDS encoding GntR family transcriptional regulator translates to MKAQDNKPLSNSQRALHELRQLIFSGELSAGSDHLESELAERLGMSRTPVREAALTLESKGLLELRPRKGVRILPVSPADMREIYDVLTELESLAAERAAQANYDEYQLRDLARAIEDMDQAIAEENLEAWGEADDRFHNELVRLGGNTRVSDIVGMMADQVRRARSSTLFIRPLPTKSNEDHRDVYHAIKNGDSDRARAKHRAHRQQAREILVGLLEKHRLRQL, encoded by the coding sequence TTGAAGGCTCAGGACAACAAGCCCCTTTCCAATTCGCAACGTGCCTTGCACGAATTGCGGCAATTGATTTTTTCCGGTGAACTTTCCGCCGGGTCTGACCATTTGGAATCCGAGCTGGCTGAGCGGTTAGGCATGTCGCGCACCCCCGTGCGCGAGGCTGCATTAACGTTAGAAAGCAAAGGCTTGCTGGAATTGCGCCCTCGCAAAGGTGTGCGCATTCTGCCTGTGTCCCCTGCGGATATGCGCGAAATTTATGATGTGCTGACCGAATTAGAAAGTCTGGCCGCAGAGCGCGCCGCACAGGCCAATTACGACGAATATCAATTGCGGGATTTGGCGCGTGCAATCGAAGATATGGACCAAGCGATTGCCGAAGAAAACCTAGAGGCTTGGGGGGAAGCCGATGATCGTTTTCACAACGAACTGGTCCGTTTGGGCGGCAATACACGGGTGTCAGACATCGTCGGCATGATGGCGGATCAGGTGCGGCGCGCGCGGTCGTCCACTTTGTTTATCCGGCCATTGCCGACCAAATCCAACGAAGACCACCGCGACGTGTATCACGCCATCAAAAACGGCGATTCAGATCGTGCGCGTGCCAAACACCGCGCCCATCGTCAGCAGGCGCGCGAAATTCTGGTTGGGCTGCTGGAAAAACACCGATTGCGTCAATTATAG
- a CDS encoding DUF2478 domain-containing protein: MHLAYVIKNERGATDLILTEFAQNRLQNGYRVAGVVQTNSAKPDTHHCDMDVQVLPDGPSYRISQSLGKEARGCRLDTSALELSVAALEHSLTKTPELLVINKFGKHEADGRGFREVIAKCLADGIPVLVGVNQLNYEAFLDFSGDLAQQISPDIDALSDWLDATQTHVEHAA, encoded by the coding sequence ATGCATCTGGCTTATGTGATCAAAAACGAACGTGGCGCGACGGACCTGATCCTGACGGAATTTGCGCAAAACCGGTTGCAAAACGGGTATCGCGTCGCTGGTGTGGTGCAGACAAACAGCGCCAAACCGGACACGCATCACTGTGATATGGATGTGCAGGTGCTGCCTGACGGTCCCAGCTATCGAATTTCCCAAAGCCTTGGCAAAGAGGCGCGGGGATGCCGGTTGGACACGTCTGCGTTGGAATTGTCGGTCGCCGCATTGGAACATTCGCTGACCAAAACGCCGGAATTGCTGGTGATCAATAAATTCGGCAAACACGAAGCGGATGGGCGCGGATTTCGCGAGGTCATAGCCAAATGTCTGGCGGATGGAATCCCGGTTTTGGTCGGGGTTAACCAGCTGAATTATGAGGCGTTTCTGGATTTTTCCGGGGATTTGGCTCAGCAGATTTCGCCTGACATTGATGCGCTATCTGATTGGCTTGATGCCACCCAGACCCATGTCGAACACGCCGCCTGA
- the glp gene encoding gephyrin-like molybdotransferase Glp has product MTLIDRINTPGCGCDDAVTHLMTVSDAVEAGLALADPIEEIETVPLQQARGRILAAPILARADMPRFDNSGMDGYALCLDELPQTQVLPVQGESAAGAPTPTLERGTMMRIFTGAPVPIGADTVVMQEHVSRDGKFARITKIPAKGSNIRRAGEDQKTGDVLLDAGVVLEPKHIAICAGAGQGHIPVLRKLRVGVILTGDELCAAGDGLTDGAIWDVNTPMLLALLDDIHADLVAVEHVPDTKSRLLTATVEMSWKVDVIITSGGVSVGDRDHVKPMLQSLGAHVAVSGVAIKPGKPITVSKLANSVVISLPGNPVSAFVTWQVLGRPIAAKIAGQTQNMQPRRHVHARGGVQHKTGRCEYRPASIVGYDPRGLEVVACPPQTRSANLSPLTNADGLILIPGNIEHVPEGDLLEFLPF; this is encoded by the coding sequence ATGACCTTGATCGATCGTATAAATACGCCGGGATGCGGGTGCGACGACGCGGTCACACATCTGATGACGGTCTCGGATGCTGTTGAGGCGGGACTCGCTCTGGCTGATCCGATTGAAGAAATCGAAACTGTGCCGTTGCAACAGGCGCGGGGCCGCATTCTGGCGGCGCCTATTCTGGCCAGGGCCGATATGCCGCGTTTCGACAATTCGGGCATGGATGGCTATGCGCTTTGTTTGGATGAATTGCCGCAAACACAGGTATTGCCCGTCCAAGGCGAAAGCGCAGCTGGCGCGCCAACTCCGACCTTGGAACGCGGTACGATGATGCGGATTTTCACCGGCGCGCCCGTACCCATTGGGGCCGACACTGTGGTCATGCAGGAACACGTATCGCGGGACGGAAAATTTGCCCGGATCACCAAAATCCCGGCAAAAGGCAGCAATATTCGCCGCGCGGGCGAAGATCAGAAAACCGGCGATGTCCTGTTGGATGCTGGTGTGGTTTTGGAACCCAAACATATCGCAATCTGCGCTGGGGCCGGGCAGGGGCATATTCCAGTGCTGCGCAAATTACGGGTTGGGGTGATCCTGACCGGGGACGAATTATGCGCCGCGGGTGATGGCCTGACGGATGGGGCGATTTGGGATGTGAACACGCCGATGCTTTTGGCATTGCTGGACGACATTCACGCCGACCTTGTAGCCGTTGAACATGTGCCTGACACCAAATCGAGATTGCTAACAGCAACTGTAGAAATGTCATGGAAGGTCGATGTGATCATCACGTCTGGCGGTGTGTCCGTTGGCGATCGGGACCATGTAAAACCGATGCTTCAATCGCTTGGGGCGCATGTGGCGGTGTCTGGCGTGGCCATCAAACCCGGCAAACCAATCACCGTGTCCAAGCTGGCAAATTCCGTCGTGATCAGCCTGCCGGGCAATCCGGTGTCGGCCTTTGTCACGTGGCAGGTGCTGGGGCGTCCGATCGCGGCAAAAATTGCGGGGCAGACGCAGAATATGCAACCCCGTCGTCATGTCCATGCGCGCGGCGGTGTGCAGCATAAAACCGGGCGTTGTGAATACCGCCCGGCCTCTATTGTGGGCTATGATCCGCGCGGGCTCGAAGTTGTGGCCTGTCCACCGCAGACCCGCTCCGCCAATTTGAGCCCCCTGACAAACGCAGATGGGCTGATCCTAATTCCCGGAAATATCGAACATGTGCCCGAAGGCGACCTGCTTGAATTTCTGCCCTTTTAA
- a CDS encoding carbonic anhydrase — MLSELLSRNQNWSQARKTKEPGYFARLATHQAPEYFWIGCSDSRVPANVVAGLDPGEVFVHRNVANVVHSSDMNLLSALEFAVESLQVREIIVCGHYGCGGVKAACEDLPHGLVDHWLEPIRRLSRQYSIDLTRAGSGEDRLDKLAELNVIEAVLRVSETPIMQRAWARGADISVHGLIYGLKDGLLRDLNCTVSRGHLTSEAPE; from the coding sequence ATGCTGAGTGAATTGTTAAGCCGAAATCAAAACTGGTCGCAGGCACGTAAAACCAAAGAGCCGGGATATTTTGCACGGCTGGCCACACACCAAGCCCCTGAATATTTTTGGATCGGCTGTTCTGATAGCCGTGTGCCGGCCAATGTGGTTGCCGGGCTGGATCCGGGCGAAGTTTTTGTCCATCGCAACGTCGCAAATGTGGTGCATTCATCGGATATGAACCTGCTGAGCGCCTTGGAATTTGCGGTCGAGTCCCTGCAGGTGCGGGAAATCATCGTGTGTGGTCATTACGGTTGCGGCGGTGTCAAAGCCGCCTGCGAAGACCTGCCACATGGGTTGGTTGACCATTGGCTGGAACCGATCCGCCGTTTGTCGCGCCAGTATTCCATTGATCTGACCCGCGCTGGGTCGGGCGAAGATCGGCTGGATAAACTGGCCGAACTAAACGTCATCGAGGCCGTGTTACGTGTGTCCGAAACCCCCATCATGCAGCGCGCATGGGCACGAGGGGCGGACATTTCCGTACATGGCCTGATCTACGGACTAAAGGACGGGTTGCTGCGGGACCTGAACTGCACTGTGTCACGCGGCCATTTAACATCCGAGGCCCCAGAATGA
- a CDS encoding hemerythrin domain-containing protein — MPRKGGYRDQGAARGTHASPADPALKRDPLAYFAEEHLRQREICTMLDDLVHSVQCDTHTAQFVLDHLQNYLPQHAINERNDLYPLLRSRSLGDPDTNETLDRLIVEHEKSHNMVTMMRNALNRMIADQVAFNQVESAAVSLFIEHERRHLIVENAIVLPLARARLTKADLKGLRERMQTRRDAYETGGDHAE, encoded by the coding sequence ATGCCACGCAAGGGCGGATATCGCGATCAAGGCGCAGCGAGGGGCACGCATGCCTCTCCTGCGGATCCGGCCCTAAAACGTGATCCGCTGGCCTATTTTGCCGAAGAACATCTGCGGCAGCGAGAAATCTGTACGATGTTGGATGATCTGGTGCATTCCGTGCAATGCGACACACACACGGCGCAGTTTGTGCTGGACCATTTGCAAAACTATCTGCCCCAGCATGCCATCAATGAACGCAATGATTTGTATCCTTTGTTGCGCAGCCGGTCGCTTGGGGATCCTGATACCAACGAAACGTTGGATCGGCTGATCGTCGAACATGAGAAAAGCCACAATATGGTGACAATGATGCGCAATGCGTTGAACCGCATGATCGCTGACCAAGTGGCGTTTAATCAGGTCGAATCTGCCGCAGTGTCGTTGTTCATTGAACATGAACGGCGTCACCTGATCGTTGAAAACGCCATTGTTCTGCCGCTCGCACGGGCGCGGCTCACCAAAGCAGACCTGAAAGGGTTACGCGAACGTATGCAGACCCGCCGGGATGCCTATGAAACAGGAGGTGACCATGCTGAGTGA
- a CDS encoding peptidylprolyl isomerase, producing MSAALFPEITVNGTTISAASIAAEAQNHNAPKAKPGLAWRRAARALAIRQVLIEEARKRGLNPQQQELEPGKFETVEDAQIRELLAEVVNVSADDDATLQATYDKDPDSYRAPSLYQPSHILFAADPGDAETRQAAYNRAIQVLDDLKENPRRFTDFARSESACASKDADGQLGQLTSGDTVPEFERAMDAAPVGAIYDQLVDTRFGIHILRVDERAEGAVLPFETVLPRLQAASEKANWAKAAHDYVSGLLDQADIAGIDLAAVA from the coding sequence ATGAGCGCTGCATTATTCCCAGAAATCACCGTTAACGGAACAACAATCTCTGCCGCGTCTATCGCGGCAGAGGCCCAGAACCACAACGCCCCCAAAGCCAAACCCGGGCTGGCTTGGCGGCGTGCGGCACGCGCATTGGCCATCCGTCAGGTTCTGATCGAAGAAGCCAGAAAACGGGGCCTAAACCCCCAGCAACAAGAGCTGGAACCGGGCAAGTTTGAAACAGTTGAAGACGCGCAGATCCGCGAATTGCTGGCTGAGGTCGTGAATGTCAGCGCCGATGACGATGCCACATTGCAGGCAACATATGACAAAGATCCGGATTCGTATCGGGCCCCGTCCTTATATCAGCCGTCGCATATCCTGTTTGCAGCAGATCCCGGCGATGCCGAAACCCGTCAGGCCGCGTATAACCGCGCCATTCAGGTGTTGGATGACCTAAAGGAAAACCCACGTCGGTTTACCGATTTCGCCCGCTCCGAAAGCGCGTGTGCCTCCAAAGATGCGGATGGGCAGCTGGGGCAATTGACCAGTGGCGACACCGTGCCGGAATTTGAACGCGCCATGGATGCCGCCCCGGTTGGGGCGATCTATGACCAATTGGTCGATACGCGGTTTGGCATTCACATCCTGCGGGTGGATGAACGTGCCGAAGGGGCAGTTTTGCCTTTTGAAACTGTCCTGCCGCGATTGCAGGCCGCATCTGAAAAAGCCAACTGGGCCAAAGCCGCCCATGACTATGTGTCTGGGTTGTTGGATCAGGCCGACATTGCCGGGATCGACCTGGCTGCGGTCGCCTGA
- the narI gene encoding respiratory nitrate reductase subunit gamma, producing MHNFFFGIYPYIALTVLILGSIARYETDPFTWKSSSSQLLRRKQLILGSVLFHVGVLVIFLGHFFGLLTPIWVFDALGIGHGVKQTLAVVAGGIAGVMALIGGGLLMHRRWTDPRIRRTSSFADIAILGLLLAQLVLGLGTIVVSLQHLDGHEMTKFMSWALGIFTFDGNAASYIQDVAWIFKLHLFLGLTIFLVFPFTRLVHMLSVPLRYLTRPGYQVVRSRRVNRDTGAE from the coding sequence ATGCATAACTTTTTCTTTGGCATATACCCCTATATCGCTCTGACGGTGCTGATCCTTGGATCCATCGCCCGGTATGAAACCGATCCATTTACGTGGAAATCCAGTTCATCCCAATTGCTGCGACGCAAACAATTGATCCTTGGATCTGTGTTGTTTCACGTCGGTGTTCTGGTGATTTTTCTGGGTCACTTCTTTGGCCTGTTGACCCCGATCTGGGTGTTTGATGCGCTGGGCATTGGCCATGGCGTGAAACAGACATTGGCCGTTGTGGCCGGTGGCATTGCCGGTGTGATGGCGTTGATTGGTGGCGGGTTGCTGATGCATCGCCGTTGGACGGATCCTCGCATTCGCCGCACATCCAGTTTCGCAGATATCGCCATTCTGGGTCTGTTGCTGGCACAACTGGTTCTGGGGCTGGGCACAATCGTTGTGTCGCTACAGCATTTGGATGGCCACGAAATGACCAAATTCATGTCATGGGCGCTGGGTATTTTCACCTTTGATGGCAATGCTGCCAGCTATATCCAAGACGTGGCGTGGATTTTCAAACTGCACCTGTTCCTGGGTTTGACCATCTTCTTGGTGTTCCCATTCACCCGACTGGTTCACATGTTATCTGTACCGCTGCGCTATCTCACGCGCCCCGGTTATCAGGTGGTGCGGTCGCGTCGCGTGAACCGTGACACAGGTGCGGAATAA
- the narJ gene encoding nitrate reductase molybdenum cofactor assembly chaperone, protein MDRTLKCFSLLLSYPTRELQQAMPEIGAVVASETRLTAAMRRDLRPLVEEISGRDIYDLQETFVGLFDRSRTLSLNLFEHVHGESRDRGGAMVSLVETYREGGFDPATSELPDHLPVLLEFLSTRPTGEVQDTLADAAHIFAVLQARLDRRESPYGAVFAALLQLSGAKADKEAVDLMLEQPEDDPTDLDALDQVWEESEVTFGPDPNAGCPQVRDMLANMDVPITPAPHAAE, encoded by the coding sequence ATGGATCGCACGCTAAAGTGTTTTTCACTTTTGTTGTCATACCCGACGCGCGAATTGCAGCAGGCTATGCCAGAAATTGGGGCTGTGGTTGCCTCCGAAACTCGGTTGACCGCTGCCATGCGCCGGGACCTGCGTCCGCTGGTTGAGGAGATCAGCGGACGCGACATCTACGACCTGCAAGAAACCTTTGTTGGGTTGTTTGACCGGTCGCGCACCCTGTCGCTGAACCTGTTTGAACATGTTCACGGTGAAAGCCGCGACCGGGGTGGTGCGATGGTCAGCCTTGTCGAAACATATCGCGAGGGCGGGTTTGACCCGGCCACGTCAGAATTGCCCGATCATTTGCCAGTTTTGCTAGAATTCCTGTCCACGCGTCCCACAGGCGAAGTACAGGATACCTTGGCGGATGCGGCCCATATTTTTGCGGTGCTTCAGGCACGTCTTGATCGCCGCGAAAGCCCATATGGTGCCGTGTTCGCCGCACTTTTGCAGCTGTCTGGTGCAAAAGCAGACAAAGAGGCGGTCGATCTGATGCTGGAACAGCCAGAAGACGACCCAACCGATTTGGACGCGCTCGATCAGGTTTGGGAAGAAAGCGAGGTCACCTTTGGCCCCGATCCCAATGCCGGCTGTCCACAGGTCCGCGACATGCTGGCCAACATGGATGTTCCAATCACCCCTGCACCGCATGCTGCGGAATAG